In Tachysurus vachellii isolate PV-2020 chromosome 1, HZAU_Pvac_v1, whole genome shotgun sequence, a genomic segment contains:
- the hsh2d gene encoding hematopoietic SH2 domain-containing protein homolog isoform X2 produces MVPWHHLQEVRQAEEMLMTKPPGYFLIRVSESRIGYTLSYRADELCRHFMIDMLPGNQCEIVGENMRHCSLHDLVAFHSRTPICPYTELLTLACNQAGQNIPEATPPILPARRRVSHPPISHQNLSNLSDISGSTPTLYPSLERELSALNLDCVGFPLNPSLTPKTKFFLTPQDITTRWHSAHKTTTGGEQTTGLQTACNQGKSQDKVLQRNQAESKHTRIRLIQCKIFKKKKNHSEEHTYMDIDEVKVTTDPAALQIATNTDQEAMDNVSGTLPVEYLNPPPFAPGY; encoded by the exons GCAGGCAGAGGAAATGCTCATGACCAAACCTCCAGGCTACTTCCTGATTCGTGTCAGTGAGAGCAGAATAGGATACACCTTGTCCTACAG AGCTGATGAACTCTGTAGACACTTTATGATCGACATGCTTCCAGGAAACCAGTGTGAGATTGTAGGTGAGAATATGCGGCATTGCTCTCTCCATGATCTGGTAGCCTTCCACAGCAGAACTCCGATTTGTCCCTACACTGAGCTCCTCACACTAGCCTGTAATCAG GCTGGCCAAAATATcccagaagccacacctcccaTCCTGCCAGCACGCCGTAGGGTGTCTCATCCACCAATTTCACACCAGAACCTAAGCAACTTGTCAGACATTTCAGGAAGCACACCAACACTCTATCCCAGCCTAGAACGGGAGCTTAGTGCTCTCAACTTGGATTGTGTG GGATTTCCGCTAAACCCTTCACTGACACCAAAAACAAAATTCTTCCTCACACCACAAGACATTACCACCAGATGGCACTCTGCACATAAAACCACCACTGGAGGAGAACAAACTACAGGTTTACAGACAGCTTGCAACCAGGGAAAATCGCAAGATAAAGTGCTGCAAAGAAATCAGGCAGAGTCAAAGCACACTCGCATAAGACTGATTCAGTGCAAGatctttaaaaagaagaaaaaccaTTCAGAGGAGCACACGTACATGGATATCGATGAAGTTAAAGTCACAACTGATCCTGCAGCATTGCAGATAGCCACAAACACAGACCAGGAAGCGATGGATAATGTTTCTGGTACATTACCAGTGGAATACCTAAATCCTCCTCCGTTTGCTCCTGGCTACTGA